In Aspergillus flavus chromosome 3, complete sequence, one genomic interval encodes:
- a CDS encoding synaptobrevin-domain-containing protein — MASSSKPPSFLLYTCIAHRTTILAEHSSPGTSSTSASSLASIILPKITHEKSQKLTYTHERLFVHYIADSPTGASDDSSFRQEPNSYAPLSYIVVATAEQGRRIPFAFLLEMKRKFLSTYPPSSTDFAALPAYGCAAFNNELRSLLQTYNTAPPSDSLASARREIDSVRDIMTENIERVLERGERIDLLVDKTDRLGGSAHDFRIRSRGLRRRMWWKNIKLMVLLGVVIVFLLYLFIGVGCGLPAWGKCVGHSE, encoded by the exons ATGGCCTCATCCTCAAAGCCCCCGAGCTTCCTGCTCTA TACTTGCATAGCCCACCGCACCACAATTCTTGCAGAGCACTCATCCCCCGGaacctcctcaacctccgcctcctccctCGCCTCCATAATACTCCCCAAAATCACGCACGAGAAATCACAAAAGCTCACCTACACCCATGAACGCCTCTTCGTGCACTACATCGCCGACTCGCCCACAGGAGCAAGCGACGATTCCAGCTTCCGCCAGGAACCCAACTCCTACGCTCCGCTAAGCTACATCGTGGTTGCGACCGCTGAACAAGGCCGTCGCATTCCATTCGCCTTTCTCCTGGAAATGAAACGCAAGTTCCTATCCACCTACCCACCCTCCAGCACTGATTTCGCCGCCCTACCGGCCTACGGCTGCGCCGCATTCAACAATGAGCTCCGCTCCCTGCTCCAGACGTATAATACCGCCCCGCCGTCGGACTCGCTCGCCTCAGCCCGCAGAGAAATCGATAGTGTGAGAGATATCATGACGGAGAATATCGAGCGGGTGCTGGAGCGTGGGGAGAGGATTGATCTGCTTGTTGATAAGACAGATCGGTTGGGTGGGAGTGCGCACGATTTTCGCATTCGGAGTCGGGGCTTAAGGAGGCGGATGTGGTGGAAGAATATTAAGTTGATGGTGCTTTTGGGGGTGGTGATTGTTTTCCTACTGTATCTGTTCATTGGGGTGGGATGTGGACTGCCGGCTTGGGGGAAATGTGTCGGTCAtagtgagtga
- a CDS encoding C2H2 finger domain protein yields MSNDGYDWLLNYPRPDLYHVDHRYGPASGPAQGDQAPYLGAPPAIKAATVNPSGYFHSPYHLPNQEFMSYTNSTTQYQSAAPMPGSYQGPPPYSTPSTAPVTSQGQASQQPLTYSNTSWKSTPQTSDYGHDTKRRRTDTFTPSNQHGITPTVTPAMSKPVSKDNLSSFSFSPRDTTDKSFLKNRADIVKPLNKLDAAEKLSYDSRTIARDVLIAAGRHPTEPALNHHLLRLRDVFVHVDTSSDLETFRWDMVDMQNVKKPRDPPRAPMQVSAPPKEPSLHGTPAPTIQTQSQPVQPPPPPPPQLQHLNQQHSQTPEQIQPQSPVPTKSQSVRKFIVQVPTKSPSIQSGTMAGRRPGRPPGRPPGRPPGSTKIQVVAPPARTPPVSYQVYSCEWDSCNAELHNLEILAKHIYKVHVPYTLTCAWKGCTCDDKFPAAELVKHIRNTHLESIAWKLGDGPSVPGTVQGTPGHSPVPSTIPESLVGGGEDSLIFPAHQSSIRAFNRVHGYNTQRDKAQGIFKAVQKLKEQIGVGLDPGGCQLATPARNERVSNEEDIYEVKIGS; encoded by the exons ATGTCAAACGATGGATATGACTGGCTTTTGAATTATCCACGACCGGACTTATATCACGTTGATCATAGATATGGACCTGCTTCTGGACCGGCACAAGGAGACCAGGCTCCGTATCTCGGTGCGCCGCCAGCAATAAAAGCTGCCACGGTCAACCCTTCCGGCTATTTCCACTCCCCATATCACCTACCTAACCAAGAGTTTATGAGTTATACAAATAGCACCACCCAGTACCAGTCTGCCGCTCCCATGCCAGGTTCTTACCAGGGACCACCACCTTACTCTACGCCGTCAACTGCTCCAGTGACCTCCCAAGGACAGGCCTCTCAACAGCCCCTCACTTATTCCAATACTTCATGGAAATCCACACCCCAAACGTCAGACTATGGCCATGATACGAAAAGGCGCCGTACAGACACTTTTACACCATCAAACCAGCATGGCATAACACCTACGGTCACTCCCGCCATGTCGAAACCTGTCTCAAAAGATAATCTCTcgtccttttccttcagccCCCGTGATACTACAGACAAATCATTTCTCAAGAACCGCGCGGATATTGTCAAACCCTTAAACAAGCTAGATGCTGCTGAAAAACTCAGTTATGACTCGCGGACGATTGCTAGAGATGTGTTAATCGCAGCCGGGCGTCATCCAACGGAACCAGCATTGAACCATCACCTTTTACGCTTGCGCGATGTTTTTGTCCATGTCGATACATCATCCGACTTGGAAACCTTTCGCTGGGACATGGTCGATATGCAGAACGTGAAGAAACCACGTGACCCGCCTCGGGCGCCGATGCAAGTTTCCGCTCCGCCAAAGGAACCGTCATTACACGGTACGCCCGCGCCAACCATACAAACACAAAGCCAGCCCGtgcaaccaccaccaccacctccacctcagTTGCAACACCTCAACCAGCAACATTCACAAACCCCAGAACAAATCCAACCACAGTCGCCAGTGCCGACGAAATCACAGTCTGTGCGTAAATTCATAGTACAGGTGCCTACAAAAAGTCCAAGTATTCAGTCAGGGACGATGGCTGGGAGGAGACCTGGAAGGCCGCCGGGACGCCCTCCAGGACGCCCTCCAGGGAGCACAAAAATCCAGGTGGTGGCTCCTCCCGCTCGCACTCCTCCGGTTTCTTATCAGGTTTATTCCTGTGAATGGGACAGCTGTAACGCTGAACTTCATAACCTGGAAATACTCGCAAAACATATTTACAAAGTGCACGTACCATACACTCTCACCTGCGCATGGAAGGGTTGCACCTGCGATGACAAGTTCCCTGCAGCCGAACTGGTGAAGCACATTCGAAATACTCATCTTGAATCCATTGCCTGGAAGTTGGGTGATGGACCATCAGTGCCTGGAACTG TTCAAGGTACTCCTGGCCACAGCCCGGTTCCTTCGACTATCCCAGAGTCCCTTGTAGGGGGCGGTGAGGATTCACTTATCTTTCCAGCTCATCAATCGTCAATCCGAGCATTCAATCGCGTGCATGGCTATAATACACAGCGCGACAAGGCCCAGGGAATTTTCAAGGCAGTCCAGAAGCTCAAAGAACAGATTGGGGTTGGATTAGATCCCGGCGGATGTCAGTTGGCCACCCCCGCCCGGAATGAGAGGGTGAGCAACGAGGAGGATATTTACGAGGTGAAAATTGGTAGCTAG
- a CDS encoding Oligosaccaryltransferase-domain-containing protein: MISDDDLHRLAVFLGSCAMMMIVLYHFLEVNAKDSGVEDASDVKKSAAASQESVAASPSTVPAAAAGAYFLSFLVLIQFALGSDGEEYGTSATIMDTPKVLVGAIAGQYMIRMVVITLVHEMHPYCTTH; encoded by the exons ATGATTTCCGACGACGACCTTCACCGCCTTGCTGTCTTTCTCGGCTCTTgcgcgatgatgatgattgttCTCTACCACTTCCTCGAAGTCAATGCCAAGGATAGTGGAGTCGAGGATGCAAGTGATGTGAAGAAGTCGGCCGCTGCGTCTCAGGAGTCAGTTGCTGCTAGCCCTTCGACAGTACCTGCAGCGGCCGCCGGCG cgtatttcctttcttttctcgttttGATACAGTTTGCCCTTGGTTCCGACGGTGAAGAATACGGCACAAGCGCAACGATAATGGATACCCCTAAGGTCTTGGTTGGAGCAATAGCAGGCCAGTACATGATCCGCATGGTTGTGATTACGTTGGTCCATGAAATGCATCCCTATTGTACAACTCACTAG
- a CDS encoding putative C6 transcription factor, producing the protein MNEPYVATKNPGPPKAGPSLLACLLCRHKHLKCDGKTPVCGRCAATGSECQYTPSRRGYKGPSKKRRANPFPDETAEDLAASFDPQSVGLVNIPPDWNSLQNGFQYMPTATLTTPSSGSPGLTEKSGSSQPVPLHNEPLTPDSSSAVPGDGYLIDIYYTYFHPSHPILPPLRYLYRSYVPPYLDHVIKFIGSHFTPAASSENYRPNVMSSVMEQDSCIEKLQALLLLAIVLHSRNERPEAGDCLATAVNIAFELGLNNQSYAATMSEGDPVREESLRRTWWELYIIENMLTALGLQRVARTGLIPLEVGLPCEERIYQDGLAPPPAPTIAQFDERVFADEERDFSSFTYRIEAARILARVVSIQDMVEGQQDHVEAIDARITSWFHHLPESKSELLRSDGSVDEMMFQATMVVNGAAIYLHFPRSDLLSSPAMAAEVICGHHGPCSIPAFSHHAHAMKAVKAASEISSLASIRMPVVKHTPFFICALVMSSIVQLAACSVKAGQMPDPSRDRLTLTIGVFKSLGRTWAISQAIVRQIKAVARDVMDLGLRPTMDHIDLNSVLDSGRFWMPESLAR; encoded by the coding sequence ATGAACGAACCATACGTCGCGACTAAAAACCCAGGGCCTCCGAAGGCTGGCCCTTCGCTCCTGGCCTGTCTCCTCTGCCGGCATAAGCATCTTAAATGTGACGGGAAAACTCCTGTGTGTGGCCGCTGTGCGGCTACCGGATCAGAGTGCCAATATACTCCTTCGCGCCGCGGGTACAAAGGCCCGTCAAAGAAACGGCGTGCCAACCCGTTCCCCGATGAAACGGCCGAGGATCTGGCGGCCTCCTTCGACCCCCAGTCGGTTGGCTTGGTCAACATTCCTCCCGACTGGAACAGCCTGCAGAACGGCTTCCAGTACATGCCAACCGCCACCTTGACGACCCCGTCCTCGGGAAGCCCCGGTTTGACCGAGAAGTCCGGCTCCTCGCAACCCGTCCCATTACACAACGAGCCGCTTACTCCGGATTCCTCGTCCGCTGTCCCCGGTGATGGCTATTTAATCGATATTTACTATACATATTTCCATCCCTCGCATCCGATTCTACCTCCCCTTCGTTATTTGTATCGCTCCTACGTCCCACCCTACCTCGACCATGTCATCAAGTTTATCGGATCACACTTTACCCCGGCCGCCTCTAGCGAAAATTACCGACCCAACGTAATGTCGTCCGTCATGGAGCAGGATTCCTGTATAGAGAAGCTTCAGGCGCTTCTGCTACTGGCCATTGTACTCCATTCGCGCAACGAGCGCCCCGAGGCTGGAGATTGCCTTGCCACGGCTGTGAATATAGCCTTTGAATTGGGTCTAAACAACCAAAGCTACGCAGCAACGATGAGCGAGGGCGACCCGGTGCGAGAGGAGAGCCTGAGGCGCACGTGGTGGGAATTGTACATCATCGAGAACATGCTGACTGCACTTGGACTCCAGCGAGTCGCTCGCACTGGGCTGATTCCGCTTGAGGTGGGGCTTCCCTGTGAGGAGCGTATATATCAGGATGGATTGGCACCACCGCCTGCCCCGACGATTGCGCAGTTCGATGAACGTGTATTCGCCGATGAGGAGAgagatttctcttctttcacttACCGTATTGAAGCGGCTCGTATTCTTGCGCGAGTAGTGTCTATTCAAGACATGGTGGAAGGCCAGCAGGATCATGTAGAGGCCATCGACGCGCGGATCACCAGTTGGTTTCACCACCTGCCGGAATCTAAATCCGAATTGCTACGTTCGGATGGCTCTGTAGATGAGATGATGTTCCAGGCGACCATGGTCGTCAACGGTGCGGCAATCTACCTTCACTTCCCAAGGTCCGACCTGCTGTCGTCGCCGGCGATGGCTGCGGAAGTCATCTGTGGCCATCATGGCCCTTGTAGCATCCCTGCGTTCTCGCATCATGCACACGCAATGAAGGCCGTAAAAGCGGCCAGTGAAATTTCTTCGTTGGCGTCTATTCGCATGCCAGTCGTCAAACATACTCCTTTCTTTATCTGTGCTCTAGTAATGAGTTCTATTGTGCAGCTGGCTGCCTGCTCCGTGAAAGCCGGACAAATGCCCGATCCGAGTCGAGACCGACTCACGCTCACGATTGGAGTATTCAAATCTCTCGGCCGTACGTGGGCCATTTCCCAGGCCATCGTCCGCCAGATCAAGGCAGTCGCGCGCGATGTGATGGATCTTGGCTTACGACCAACCATGGATCATATCGACTTGAATAGCGTCCTTGACAGCGGTCGATTCTGGATGCCAGAATCCCTTGCGCGGTAA
- a CDS encoding putative transporter: MRIPFLSDRHCENISPFTSMKSYLSSHLHPKQCRRSGNQTSCLPHAIELEHVDEGNRRSYVAHRVPAFYTPVYSPRFVYGCVLSASIGGILFGYDTGIISSALVVFHRDLGHDLSREEKQLLTSLTSGGAFIGALIAALTTDAIGRKMVIGLGCIWFTVGSVLASSAYSVALMSIARFIIGVGMGLETMVTPIYISELSPSSRRGRMITVYSLAVTGGQALAYAIGSIFNLVSQGWRYMFAFGAIPALIQVALFPIYPETPRHLIYRNQTADAIMVLQQIYPQAPPSDIQTLVQTIQDDVNRSVSFDQGIRRACWSWKQLHTVPSHLRSLITACGLMALQQLSGFNSLMYYSATLFNIMGFSKPIEAGLIVSGTNFIFTALSLKFVDLGRRRLLIGTVWGLPVALAMAAGAFSKINIDTNLELVATPPLWAKVLAIISFAVFVAFYAIALGNVPWLANEFLALEVRAVGTAMLTMVCWSSNILVSATFLSLVSAISASGAFGLYAGVCFVGWVFIIFTYPETAGLGLESVRQVFEHGFGVRYANQLQGLRWIDAAL, translated from the exons ATGAGGATCCCCTTTCTCAGCGACCGGCATTGTGAAAACATATCTCCCTTCACTTCCATGAAATCATATCTATCCTCACACCTGCATCCCAAACAATGCCGTCGCTCAGGCAATCAAACTTCTTGTCTTCCACACGCAATTGAACTAGAACATGTAGATGAAGGCAATCGTAGAAGCTATGTTGCACATCGCGTTCCTGCGTTCTACACGCCAGTTTATTCTCCGAGGTTCGTCTATGGATGCGTCCTGTCGGCATCCATCGGGGGAATTCTCTTCGGATACGACACCGGCATCATTTCAAGCGCTCTTGTTGTATTCCATAGAGATCTGGGCCATGATCTCAgcagggaagagaagcaactCTTGACCAGTCTTACCAGCGGTGGTGCTTTTATCGGAGCTTTGATCGCGGCTCTCACCACAGATGCT ATCGGACGAAAAATGGTCATAGGGCTCGGATGCATCTGGTTCACCGTCGGCTCCGTCCTCGCATCATCCGCATATTCAGTTGCCCTAATGTCCATCGCGCGATTCATCATCGGGGTAGGCATGGGCCTCGAAACCATG GTAACTCCAATCTACATCTCCGAACTCTCCCCCTCCTCGCGCCGCGGTCGCATGATCACCGTCTACTCGCTAGCAGTAACAGGTGGTCAAGCCCTCGCCTACGCAATCGGGTCCATATTCAACCTCGTCTCGCAGGGCTGGCGCTACATGTTCGCCTTCGGCGCCATCCCAGCCCTAATCCAAGTCGCGCTGTTCCCCATCTACCCCGAGACCCCGCGCCACCTCATCTACCGGAACCAAACAGCAGACGCCATAATGGTGCTACAACAGATATACCCACAGGCGCCCCCCTCCGACATCCAGACCCTCGTCCAAACCATCCAAGACGACGTCAACCGCTCCGTCTCCTTCGACCAGGGGATCCGACGCGCATGCTGGTCCTGGAAACAGCTGCACACCGTCCCCTCGCATCTCCGTTCGCTCATCACAGCTTGCGGCCTCATGGCGCTGCAACAGCTCTCCGGTTTCAATTCTCTGATGTACTACTCCGCCACGCTCTTCAATATAATGGGGTTCTCGAAACCAATCGAAGCGGGCCTTATCGTCTCCGGGAcgaacttcatcttcacagCCCTCTCTCTCAAATTCGTGGACCTAGGTCGTCGGCGCTTATTGATTGGCACTGTGTGGGGATTGCCAGTGGCGCTGGCCATGGCTGCGGGGGCGTTCTCGAAGATCAACATCGATACGAATCTAGAGCTTGTGGCTACACCACCGTTGTGGGCAAAGGTCCTTGCCATCATTTCTTTCGCAGTGTTCGTGGCGTTTTATGCGATCGCATTGGGCAATGTGCCGTGGTTGGCCAACGAGTTCTTGGCCCTGGAGGTCAGGGCCGTTGGGACGGCGATGTTGACTATGGTTTGTT GGAGCTCGAATATTCTTGTTTCGGCGACTTTTCTTTCGCTTGTGAGTGCGATCTCGGCGTCGGGTGCGTTTGGGCTCTATGCTGGGGTTTGTTTTGTTGGGTGGGTGTTCATTATTTTCACGTATCCGGAAACAGCTGGGTTAGGGCTGGAGAGTGTGCGGCAGGTGTTTGAGCATGGGTTTGGTGTTCGGTACGCGAATCAGTTGCAGGGGCTTCGGTGGATAGATGCGGCGTTATGA
- a CDS encoding uncharacterized protein (uncharacterized conserved protein-domain containing protein), translating into MPRVPTTREVVPGAPVNIILKADQSTGRTVSGTIADVLTRGNHPRGIKVRLTDGRGQRTRRTTSEAELPSQNIGLDAYMVSTRPRRGARRDEPQQPVHDGSVVTCPVCGVFEGDETAVAHHVAGHFAD; encoded by the exons ATGCCCCGCGTCCCCACAACCAGAGAGGTTGTGCCCGGTGCCCCCGTCAACATCATCTTAAAAGCTGACCAATCAACCGGTCGCACCGTCTCAGGAACTATCGCCGACGTGCTCACCCGAGGAAACCATCCCCGGGGTATCAAAGTCCGGCTCACGGATGGCCGG GGTcagaggacaagaaggactACTTCTGAAGCAGAGCTTCCGTCGCAGAATATCGGTCTAGATGCGTATATGGTTAGTACAAGACCGCGGCGGGGTGCACGTCGGGATGAACCTCAACAGCCCGTGCATGATGGATCGGTGGTGACATGTCCGGTTTGCGGGGTGTTTGAGGGTGATGAGACTGCTGTTGCGCATCATGTTGCTGGGCATTTCGCGGAttga